Proteins from one Acomys russatus chromosome 12, mAcoRus1.1, whole genome shotgun sequence genomic window:
- the Ndufb3 gene encoding NADH dehydrogenase [ubiquinone] 1 beta subcomplex subunit 3 has product MAPGHGHEHGHGHGKLELPDYRQWKIEGTPLETVQKRLVTRGLRDPWARNEAWRYMGGFAHNITFMNVLFKGFKWGFAAFVVAVGAEYFLTSQNGDKKHH; this is encoded by the exons ATGGCCCCAGGACATGGGCACGAACATGGACATGGTCATGGTAAACTGGAACTGCCAGATTACAGACAGTGGAAAATCGAAGGGACACCATTAGAAACGGTGCAGAAGAGGCTTGTCACACGAGGACTGAGGGATCCATGGGCTCG caaTGAGGCTTGGCGGTACATGGGCGGCTTTGCACACAACATCACCTTCATGAACGTATTATTCAAAGGATTCAAGTGGGGGTTCGCTGCGTTTGTGGTAGCTGTAGGGGCTGAATATTTCCTGACTTCCCAGAATGGTGATAAGAAGCATCACTGA